Within the [Enterobacter] lignolyticus SCF1 genome, the region TTTACCGCGCTGTCGAACCAGTTCTGGAGCACCGACATGATGCAGCCGATTGCCAACCTGCCGGTGACCATTTTCAAATTTGCAATGAGCCCGTTTGCTGAGTGGCAGCAGCTGGCATGGGCCGGGGTGCTGATCATTACCCTTTGCGTCCTGTTGCTGAACATTCTGGCTCGCGTGATTTTCGCGAAACGTAAACACGGTTAATTTTTACGGCGCGGCGATAGCGGCGTCGAATGAGGAAGAGATTGAGATGAGTATGGCGAATAGCGGCCCAGGTAAAATTTCGGTTCGTGATTTGAACTTCTACTATGGTAAATTCCATGCCCTGAAGAACATCAACCTGAATATCGCGAAAAACCAGGTGACGGCGTTTATCGGCCCGTCTGGCTGCGGTAAATCCACTCTGCTGCGTACGTTCAACAAAATGTTCGAACTGTACCCGGAGCAGCGTGCTGAAGGTGAAATCCTGCTGGATGGCGACAACATCCTCACCAATACCCAGGATATCGCTCTGCTGCGCGCGAAAGTCGGTATGGTCTTCCAGAAACCGACGCCGTTCCCGATGTCCATTTACGACAATATCGCTTTTGGCGTGCGTCTGTTTGAGAAGCTCTCCCGCGCCGATATGGACGAGCGCGTGCAGTGGGCCTTGACCAAGGCCGCATTATGGAACGAAACCAAAGATAAGCTGCACCAGAGCGGGTATTCTCTCTCCGGTGGTCAGCAGCAGCGTCTGTGCATCGCGCGCGGTATTGCGATTCGCCCGGAAGTGCTGTTGCTCGA harbors:
- the pstB gene encoding phosphate ABC transporter ATP-binding protein PstB — its product is MSMANSGPGKISVRDLNFYYGKFHALKNINLNIAKNQVTAFIGPSGCGKSTLLRTFNKMFELYPEQRAEGEILLDGDNILTNTQDIALLRAKVGMVFQKPTPFPMSIYDNIAFGVRLFEKLSRADMDERVQWALTKAALWNETKDKLHQSGYSLSGGQQQRLCIARGIAIRPEVLLLDEPCSALDPISTGRIEELITELKEDYTVVIVTHNMQQAARCSDHTAFMYLGELIEFSNTDDLFTKPAKKQTEDYITGRYG